A region of Candidatus Cloacimonadaceae bacterium DNA encodes the following proteins:
- a CDS encoding T9SS type A sorting domain-containing protein, with amino-acid sequence MSLNIPLSYFVGSFGNIVADPLFVDPVNGDYSLQADSPCIDAGAIIADLPAFDIKHHKRVAPGTFDGPRTVDIGAYEYNSIYIGGISGYVYDAVSMRPVDCAKIEITGKLPEFSDTLGCFPYPTGTGTYTIKISRWDYADLVIPNVVVVEGEDTMLNIPLQLENVDSDDQCLIPVSPGLVLYNYPNPFNPQTVISFILPETGLTNLTIYNLKGQKVNHLLSAPLAKGHHTVTWAGVDERGLLVSSGLYFAKLEQGKSNRVLKMMLLK; translated from the coding sequence ATGTCCTTAAATATCCCGCTAAGTTATTTTGTCGGAAGTTTTGGCAACATCGTAGCCGATCCGCTCTTTGTTGATCCGGTCAATGGAGATTATTCTCTGCAAGCTGATTCTCCCTGTATTGATGCTGGGGCAATCATAGCCGATTTACCTGCTTTTGATATCAAACACCACAAGAGAGTCGCTCCCGGCACATTTGACGGTCCGCGCACAGTCGATATCGGCGCTTATGAGTATAATTCCATTTATATTGGCGGGATCAGCGGTTATGTCTATGATGCGGTCAGTATGCGTCCGGTGGATTGTGCCAAGATCGAGATCACGGGCAAACTGCCGGAGTTTAGCGATACTCTGGGTTGTTTTCCCTATCCTACCGGCACGGGAACTTATACTATCAAAATCAGCCGGTGGGACTATGCGGATTTGGTTATCCCAAACGTAGTAGTGGTCGAGGGTGAAGATACAATGCTCAATATCCCGTTGCAGCTTGAGAACGTGGATAGTGATGATCAGTGCCTGATTCCGGTTTCGCCCGGTCTCGTTCTCTACAACTACCCCAATCCCTTCAATCCGCAAACCGTGATTAGTTTTATCCTTCCCGAAACAGGCTTGACCAATCTGACGATTTACAATCTCAAAGGGCAGAAAGTCAACCATTTGCTCTCAGCGCCACTTGCCAAAGGACATCATACAGTCACTTGGGCTGGAGTCGATGAAAGAGGTTTACTCGTCAGCTCCGGTCTCTATTTTGCCAAACTTGAGCAGGGTAAATCCAACCGTGTTCTCAAAATGATGTTGCTGAAATAG